The Pochonia chlamydosporia 170 chromosome 1, whole genome shotgun sequence genome window below encodes:
- a CDS encoding beta-lactamase family protein (similar to Aspergillus clavatus NRRL 1 XP_001270526.1) has translation MDLFTSAQFGPRVEGLLQKFHAPGVSIAIVQNSSIVSAGYGLVNLDPPKPMTADVLFDIASASKSLTAASVALLVHNDGHYPHVTYEATMSSLLPEDFVMSDETYTKVVTVEDMLSHRTGIAPHDESYLGPNSPHTDNAKSVTRNLRNLAVAAPIRTKHLYCNMMYTVATHLIETVASLSFADFLQRHFFNPLGMNSTNLQPARARAKGLGDRITPGYVWDDETKTYNRFKVPDAPEAQGAGSIITSVNDYVKYVKAIMNQEEPFTKDIYEGLIRSRSLFDPDYKQRTASTSSILYAAGWEVTFYRGFMIVGHGAHFFLPEIKFGGAIFSNSGGGGVIGDIIKSELIDEALKIPRERRLDWEKLFGAAGADSAGDGDPNVKIRQELCPGIKDPEPQTMALSAYTGEYWNAGYHNMTVDIRDRKLHIDGSDRSFAFQIEFEHVCKQTRYIAHMILQNEGGDSPLRAEFQFDGDMASKMGLYLENALDDLIWFEKVN, from the exons ATGGACCTCTTTACTTCCGCACAGTTTGGCCCTCGCGTTGAGGGTCTCCTGCAAAAGTTTCATGCTCCCGGCGTCTCCATTGCTATTGTTCAAAACTCCTCTATTGTCTCTGCTGGTTATGGTCTTGTCAACCTTGACCCGCCGAAACCCATGACGGCTGACGTTCTCTTTGACATTGCGTCGGCCTCCAAGTCTCTCACTGCTGCGTCAGTCGCCCTGCTCGTCCACAACGATGGCCATTATCCCCATGTCACGTATGAGGCTACCATGTCCAGCCTCTTGCCGGAGGACTTTGTCATGTCAGATGAAACCTACACTAAGGTCGTCACTGTGGAAGACATGTTGTCTCACCGCACGGGTATTGCACC TCATGATGAGTCATATCTTGGCCCTAACTCTCCCCATACAGATAATGCGAAATCCGTGACTCGGAATCTGCGAAATCTGGCTGTTGCGGCACCAATACGCACCAAACACTTGTACTGCAACATGATGTATACCGTTGCAACGCATCTCATCGAGACTGTGGCCTCTCTCAGCTTTGCCGACTTCCTGCAGAGACACTTTTTCAACCCCCTTGGCATGAACTCAACTAATTTGCAGCCAGCACGCGCAAGAGCCAAGGGTCTTGGAGATCGCATCACCCCTGGTTACGTGTGGGACGACGAGACGAAAACCTACAACCGATTCAAAGTTCCTGATGCTCCTGAAGCACAGGGTGCaggctccatcatcaccagcgtAAATGATTATGTGAAATATGTGAAGGCCATCATGAACCAAGAGGAGCCGTTCACCAAAGACATCTACGAGGGGCTCATTAGGAGTCGCTCACTTTTTGACCCTGACTACAAGCAACGTACggcttcaacttcttcgatACTCTATGCGGCGGGCTGGGAAGTTACGTTTTACCGAGGCTTCATGATAGTTGGCCACG GGGCCCACTTCTTCCTACCAGAGATCAAGTTTGGCGGTGCTATTTTCAGCAATTCCGGGGGAGGAGGCGTGATCGGTGACATAATCAAGTCGGAGCTGATTGATGAAGCGCTCAAAATTCCTAGGGAGCGACGACTTGATTGGGAGAAACTGTTCGGTGCAGCAGGCGCTGACAGCGCCGGGGATGGTGATCCCAACGTGAAAATACGCCAAGAGCTCTGCCCGGGGATCAAGGATCCAGAGCCACAGACGATGGCCCTCTCCGCCTACACGGGCGAGTACTGGAACGCCGGCTATCACAACATGACCGTTGACATCAGAGACAGGAAGCTCCACATCGATGGCTCAGACCGTTCTTTTGCCTTCCAGATTGAATTCGAGCATGTGTGTAAGCAGACAAGGTATATTGCACACATGATCCTCCAAAATGAAGGAGGCGATAGCCCTCTACGGGCCGAGTTTCAGTTTGATGGTGATATGGCATCTAAAATGGGCCTGTATCTGGAAAATGCGCTGGACGATCTTATTTGGTTTGAAAAAGTCAACTAG